The Bacteroidota bacterium region GAGGAAGGTGTTGGAGGGAGCGAAGGTTGACATGCGGGTCCGAGTGGTTTCGCGGAAGACTAGCTCCGGCGGGCGGGAGGTGCAAGAGGCGCGCGTGCTCGGTGGCTAGGATTCGTCTCCTCTACACGCAACGGCGCGTTCGGTTTCCGACACCCTGTCGGTTCTGCGGGCACTGCGGGCCAGGCCTGGCCCTTCCGACAGTACCCATCAGCGAAGCTCCAAATGCTGCGGTTCCGCTTGTGACGACTTCCAATCCTGGAAGCATATGTCATCCCGGACCCCGATCCGGGACCCACCGACTGGCTCCGCCTGTGGGTCCCCGCCTGCGCGGGGACGACGAGTGTAGGGATTGGGTTCGGATTCGCCCAGCCTGCGAAGGCTCCTCCCCGCTCTCCATGTTCCCCCACCGTCTGTCTTACTCCACGTCGTAGGCGAGCGTGAAGTAATCGGCCTGCTCGCTCGGGTGGAGCCGGAGGAGGTTGGCCTTCGCGAGCAGAACCAGCGTCTGCGAGGCGCGGCGCTTCGGGATGTCGACGAGGCGGGCGAAGCCTTCAACGGTGATCTGCTCGTGACGGTCGAGGTAGCGCATCAGGACCCGCTCCTTGTCGCCGAACTCGAACCGGACGTCGCCGGGCGCGCGCTCGTGCTTCATCAGCCGGACCGCCTCGCGGCTGGCCTCGATGCTCTGGTCGGCAACGCGGACGTAGGGGGTCCGCGCCCGCCCGTTGCCGTTCAGGGCACCGACGAGGTAGTGCGGCTTCTCGGTGCTCTCGGGGACGTCGATCACGAGCACCTCGCGCTTGCGGGTGACCGGCACCTGCTCCATCGTGTGCGCCACCGGCGGGTCGCAGTGCGTCTCGAGCGCCTGCTGGAACGCGAAGCGCTCCTCTTCCACGTCGCGCACCCCGCGAATCGTCCCGTCGTCTTCGACCCCGACGAAGAGCTTGCCGCCGCGGGCGTTGGCGAGCGCGATGATCTCCTTGGCGATCCGCTCCGGCCGCGGGGCGCGGTGCTTGAACTCGATGTGCTGCCCCTCGCCGAGGCGGACGTACCGTTTGATGTCGGACAGGTCCATGCCAGAGATATGGCCGGGGGCCGGGGGATGTTTCGGCTCGGAGGGTTAGTTCAGCGTGGGGGGCAGGGAGGGTAAGGGCGTCGGCGCGGAGCGCGAGGGTTTCGGTACCTTTCTCGGCTTTCCTTGAGACGCCCTCCACGCCCTCCACGCTCACCCCTTCCCCACCTCGGCCAGGGCGTCCTCCCGCTTCGCCGCCCGCGTCATCAGCTCGTAGACCGCGTCCTCGGGCCGGAGGTGGTTGAACAGGATGTCGTAGACCGCCTCGGTGATCGGCATCTCGACCCCGTGCCGCTCGGCGAGCGCCTTCGCCGAGTTGGTGGTCTTGACGCCCTCGGCGACCATGCGCATCTCGTGCTCCACGTCGCCGAGCGAGCGTCCGCGCCCGATCTGCTCGCCGAAGTAGCGGTTGCGGCTGTGGCGGCTGAAGCAGGTCACGATGAGGTCGCCCAGGCCCGCGAGGCCGGCGAAGGTCAGCGGGTCCGCGCCGAGGGCGAGGCCGAGCCGCTTGATCTCGGCCAGGCCGCGCGTGACGAGCGCCGCCTTCGCGTTGTCGCCCAGCCCGACCCCGTCGGCCATCCCCGCGGCGAGGGCCATGACGTTCTTGACCGAGCCCGCGATCTCGACCCCGACGAGGTCGGCGTTGACGTAGACCCGCAGCCGGTCGGTCATGAACGCCTGCTGGGCGCCGTGGGCGACGGCGTCGTCCGGCATCGCCACCACGACGGTCGTCGGTTTGCCCGCGCCGACTTCCTCGGCATGGCTCGGGCCGTAGAGCACCCCGATCCGGTCGGGGTCGGCCGCGGGGAGCACCTCGCGGAGCACGCCGGTCGTCGTCAGGAGCGTCCCGATCTCAATGCCTTTGGCCACGGAGACGACGGCGTGCTCTGCCCCGAGCGCGCCCGCGACCGACCCAGCGACCGCACGCACCGACTGCGAGGGCGTGGCAACGACGACGAGCGCGCACCCGTCGACGGCCTGGTCGATGTCCGAGGTAACTACGACGCGCTCAGGCAGGACGGCGTTGGGGAGGTATTCGAGGTTGCGCCGCTCGCGCCGGACGGTCTCGACGAGTTCGGGGCGCCGCGCCCAGAGCCGGACCTCGTGCCCGCCGAAGACGGCGAGGCTGTGCGCGAGCGCCGTGCCCCAGCTCCCGGCCCCGAGCATCGCGATAGGTTGGTCAGCGAGATTCGACATGGCAAGATGGGTTGTCGTACGGGCGGGTTGCAGACCCGCCCCTACCCGGTGATGCGACCGATCTCGAACGGCGTCTCCCCCATCGCCTCCCAGACGGCGACGGCCTCGTCTTTCCTATCCGGCGCGACCACCGCGACCAGCCCCGCGCCGAGGTTGAAGGTGCTCCGCAGGTCCTCCTCCGGCACCTCGCCGAGCCGCCCGATCAACTCGAAGATCGCAGGCCGCGTCCAGGCGCTCCAGTCGATATCCAGCCCCAGCCCGTCTGGCACGACCCGGCGCGTGTTGCCCTCGATCCCGCCGCCCGTGACGTGGGCGAACCCGTGGGCCAAGTCTTGGTCGATGAGGGCCTGGATCGCATCGAGGTAGGAGCGGTGGACCCGCAGCAGCGCCTCGCCTACGCTCTCCCCGCCCAGTTCGCCGGGCCGGCCGGTGACCTCGAAATGCTCGAAGAGGACGGCGCGGGCGAGGGAGTAGCCGTTCGTGTGGAGGCCCGTCGACGGGAGGGCGAGGAGCACGTCGCCCGCCTCGACCCGGCTGCCGTCGAGGACCCCGTCGCGCTCGACGATCCCAACGATGCAGCCGGCGAGGTCGTAGTCGCCCACGTCGTAGATGCCGGGCATCTCGGCCGTCTCGCCGCCGACGAGTGCGCAGCCGTTGGCCTCGCACGCCGCGACGAACCCGCTGACGATCTGCTCGGCCACATCGGGGTCGAGCCGCCCCGTGCCGAGGTAGTCGAGGAAGAACAGGGGGCGCGCCCCGCAGACGGCGATGTCGTTGACGCAGTGGTTGACGAGGTCCTGCCCCACCGTGTCGTGCCGCCCGGCGCGGACGGCCACCTTGAGCTTCGTCCCGACGCCGTCGATCGACGAGACGAGCACCGGCTGCCGGTAGCCCGCCGGCAGCTCGAAGAACCCGCCGAACGCGCCGATGTCGGCGAGCACGCCCGGCGTGAAGGTCTGGCGGACGAGGCCTTTGATGCGGTCGACGGTCTCGTCCCCGGCGGCGATGTCGACGCCGGCGTCGCGGTAGGTAGTCATGAGCGGCAGGTTCGGGTGGGGCTGCAAGATAGGCGAGCGCCCGGTGGACCGGCAGTTAAATGTGGGCGCTCCATTCCCGTGTACACTAGGCGCACGTCGCGGGTAGTTTCACCGGTGTTTACCTCTCGCTCCTATACCCTGTCACTCCTATGCCGTACGCTACCTTTCTCCTCGCTGCCCTCCTCTTCGCCTCCGTCCCGATGGCCTCCGCCCAAGACGCCGCACCGCGCGTCCTCATCGACTTCTCCGAGCCCGACCAGGCCGACCGCTGGCGCATCGTCAACGACAACGTGATGGGCGGCCGCTCTGAGGGCGGCCCCGCCTTCACCGACTCGACCCTCGTCTTCTCCGGGTCCACCAACACCAACGGCGGCGGCTTCTCCTCCATCCGCACCCGTGCCGCCGGTTTCGCGCTCGGCGACGCCGACGGTATCCTCGTCCGCTACCGGGCCGACGGGCGCACCTACGAAATCGGCCTTCAGACGGGCGAGCGCGCCGGGGGCTTCCCGATTGCTTACCGCGCCTCGTTCGAGACCGCGGCCAGCGACGGGACCTGGCAGGAGGCCAAGCTGCCCTTCACCGCCTTCCGCGGCTCCAGCATCGGCCGCCCGGTCGAGGGCGCGGTGCTCGACCCGGCGGGGGCCACCGTGCTCGAACTGTTCATCTACGACGGACAGGATGGCCCCTTTCGCATCGAGGTGGACCGGATCGCGGCCTACACAGAACCAGGCTGAGACCCTGCGGGGCCGGGACACAAAAAGCGGGGCAGCCTCGGAAGGGCCGCCCCGCTCAGGTTGTTCGGGCCGTGAGCGCGTCTATTTGAGGTCCGACGCGTCGTGGAACAGGCCGATGGCGAGGCTGTCCTCTTCGAGGAAGTGCTCGAGGTGGTGCGCCCGGTCCTCGGCGTGCTGGAGCATCTTCTCCAGGAGCTTTTTCGTCCCGAAGTCGCCGTGCTCCAGGCAGAGCTTCACGGTCTCGCGGAGGCTGATGCTCACCTTGCGCTCGGCGGCGAGGTCGAGATCGAGCATCGTGCGGACGCGGAACTGGCCTTCCGGCTCGTGGCGGATGTAGCTCAGCTTCTCCTGCTCGATGGGGCTACATGTCGGGACGAACCCGAGCACGGTCAGGCGCTCGGCCACCTTGTCCATGTGCTCGTGCACCTTCTGGTAGTGTTCTTCGAGGAAGAGGTGGAGGTCGCGGAACTGCGGCCCCACGACGAGCCAGTGGTGCTTGTGGTACTGGTGGTAGAGCACGTTGTAGGCCGCGAGGTGCTTGTCCAACTCCGGCGCGATAGCCTTGCAGGCTTCCTCGCTGAGGCCGATGGGGTTGCCCTCGTACTCGCCGACCTTGCGGATGGGCTGGGCGTGCATGGAGGCTTTGAGTTCAAGGCCGCTGTCCTGCCCGCTGGCTTCGGGCGCGTGCGCAGTTTGAGGTTGAGCGGTTTGGGTGGCGACAGATTCAGACATGGTAGAAGAGAATTCGTGAGAAGAGGCCCCGCGCTGGGGCTGACTGTGCTGTGGTTTCTTCAACGAACAACTCGGGGCCCTGTGTTCCACTCCGGGCACTCCTTCACCCTCCCTTTGCCACTCGCCACGGCGGGTCCGTCTTGCCGAGGAACGCGGCGATTCCTGCCTTGCAGTCATCGGTGCCTCGGGCGAGGGCGTTGAGCTTCGCGGCGTGGCCGAGCGCTTCGGCAAGCCCCATCCCCGGCACGTCGGCGAGGAGCTGCTTGGTGAGGGCGACGGCGGTCCCGCTGGTCTGGCTCGCGAGCTCGTGCGCGAGGGTGCCCGCGGCCTCGTCGAGGTCGTCCGCGGCAACGGCCCGGGTGACGAGCCCGGCGGCGGCCGCCTCGGCTGCGGTGACGAGGTGGCCGCGCAACATCAGGTCTCGCGCCGCCGCCTCGCCGAGCTTGCGGAGCACGAAGACGGAGACGATGGCCGGGACGAACCCGATCCGCACCTCGGTGAAGCCCAGCTTGGCGCGCTCCGAGACGAGGGCGAAGTCGCACACCGCGGCGAGCCCGCAGCCGCCCGCGATCGCGTGCCCGTTGACCTTCGCCATGACCGGCTTCGGGTGCCGGTAGATCGCCTCGAAGAGGCCGGCGAGGTGCTGGCTGTCGGCGAGGTTGTCCATCGGCGAGGCCGTCTGGAGCGCCTCCAGTGCCGCGAGGTCGGCCCCGGCGGAGAATACTTTGCCCGCCCCCGTCAGCACAACGACACGAACCGCATCGTCGGCGGCGGCCTCTGCAAGGGCGTCGCCCAGCGCCCCAACGAGGGCGGCGCTGAGCGCGTTGCGCTTGTCGGGGCGGTTGAGGGTGAGGGTGAGGACAGGGCCGTCGTGGTCGCGCAGTACGAGGTCAGACATGGGGCACGTACGCCATGAGCGGGGGTAGAAAAAAGTAGGGGCAGCCCGTTGGGCCGCCCCTACGCGTGGAGTGTTGAGCCGCACCCCATCGCCGGAGCTAGGGGGTAAACTGCACGTAGACCGGGCTGCCGGTCTCGACGGCCTGATCGGCAGCAGTCCCGATAACACTACGGATCTCCTCCGCGGAGGCGTCGGCAGCCACGTCAAGCGTCTGACCCGGTGCTGCCGACGTACCGCCGGCAGCGCACGTCACCTTGATCGTCATCGGCGTGAACAGGTTGAACGTCAACCCGGCAACGAGTCCATTGAGGAAGCTAATCTGGCTCTCGACGATAGCGACGCCCGTCGGGCACTCTGCCGCGCCGTCAACCGGCGGCGGTGGGACGAGCCCGAAGAGGAAACTGGGCGCGAAGGTGTTTTCGTAGCCCACAGCCCCTGGCGGAAGACCGGTCTCGACGCGGGTGTGGAAACAACCCGTCGCCGCGACGACGAGGACTAGGAGGAGCATGCTGGAAGCGTGACGCATGAGGGTAAGGGGAGTCAATTTGAAACAGGATGAGTGAGAGCGCGGCTCCCGGCGGAAGGTACAGGAGCCATACTGAACCATGCAACGGCGAGGAGACCGCTGCCTCGACCCCGCCGACCCGATACGCAGACCCCGTCCTGGCGTGCTTCACTGCGTCTATGCGCCCTCAGCCCACCACGCGTAGAGCGGCCACAGCTCCGCCTGCGCGCCGATGGCGTGGCGCACGAGGTCCGGCCCGGCTTCGAGCACAGCCTCGCGCGGCATCCTCCGCCGCATCCACAGCCCCTTCGCCCGGCCCAGGTCGTCCGGGAGGGCGTCTATCGGCTCGGCGAAGCTCGGCGAGGTTTGCTTCTTGGTCACCGTCGGGGCGTAGCTGAACGTGTAGCCCTGCTCGATGAGGTCGTTGATGAGCGCGAGCGTCTGCTCGGGGTGCGCCTGCATCCGCGCCTTCGCCTGCGCGAAGAGGTCTTTGGCGTACTCGCCGGCGTAGAGGCCGAACGCGAAGCCGTCGGGGTAGACGCCGTGCGAGAGTTGGACGTCGGAGAGGCGGCGGCGCGGCGGGCGGTAGAAGGCCATCCACAGGTGGTGGTGGCAGCCGCCGGCCCCGAAGTCATTCTTGAGGAGGCGGCTGAAGACGTTCTTCTCGGTCTCGAACCCCAGCCGGTTCGGGATCACCCAGTTGAGGGCGAGGTCGTCGCGGTAGCGCTTGAAGGGGTCGGTGACGAACTGCTTGATCGCCTCTTTCTCCTTCCGGTACTGTCCGATGTGCGGCTCCTCGCGCAGCCGCTCCAGCACGGCAAAGGTCTCCTCGCCGAAGCCTTCGAAGTCCAAACTCAATGGTGACGGTGTGAGGAACGGCCGGGCTTCCGCGGACACAGCTGGGTTGTGTGAAGGGTCCGCTGTTTTGCTTACTACGTGAAGGGGTGATGCCATTGAGTGACCTGCCTTGCTTATTTTTGTCGTGATGGACCGGGGGTACTCACCCCCCTACGCGACACCCTCCCCCCTCGTTCAACCCAACCCCGAATACGCTATGCGTAAAGCATTCGCCCTCGCCCTCCTCATCGCCGTTGCTCTGCCCTTCACGGCGCAAAAGGCCCAAGCTCAGTTCGTCCTGATGCCCTACATCGGCTACAACATCGAAAGCGGCTTTGGCTTTCTCGTCGGCGTCGGAGGCGAGTTCGTGGCCCCCTTCGAGATCAGCAACCTCGACCTCAGCATCGCGCCGAGCGTCGAGTACGTCTTCACGGAAGACTTCGACGGAGGCTTCGGCTTCGAGGGCGTAAGCACCAGCTACATCCAGATCAATGGCGACGTAGTGGCCAAGTTCGCGCCGAACGGCTCCATCGCTCCGTTTGCGTTCGCCGGTCTGGCCTTCGGCATCTTCTCCGTCGACAGCGACATCAGCGGTTTCGACGCCAGCAGCAGTGATCTCGGCCTCAACCTCGGTGGCGGCGTGTCTTTCCCCGGTGCCTTCGGTTTTGGCGAGCCGTACGTCCAGGGCCGCCTGACCCTGCTCGATGGAAGCGCGATTTCCATCCTCGGTGGTCTTCGCATTCCGCTCGGTGCCAACTAGTGTCTGCTGCGTTCCGCGAGCGCCCCGGTCTGCTTCGGCGGGCCGGGGCTTCTTTATCTTCCGGCGTGTCCGTCTTTCGCCTTTTGCTCCTCTGCCTCGTGTGCGGCGCGCCGGGCGCGCTCGCCCAGCTCGCCGCGGTCCCGCACGCTGGCTACGCTTTTGGCGCCTCCGGCCCGCTTGTGGGGGCCGAACTGAACGTGCCGGTCTTGGAGCGCGGCGCGTTCGCGCTCTCGGTCCGCCCCGCTGTCGACTACGTGTTCCTCGACGCGGTGGACACGGCGCTCGTCGACGCGACGGCGTCCGGGTTCCTGGCGAGGACCGGACTGAGCGCCCGGGTGGGAGCCGAGGGCCTCCGTCCGTTCGGCGGGGTCGGGCTCGCGCTGTACTACGTCACGACGGGCTTCGACTGCGGCGGGGACCCGGCGTGCGACGCGTTCCAGGGGTCGTTCGAAGGTGCCGACGACGGGCTGCGGTTCGGGCCGAGCGCCTCGGCCGGCGTGCAGTTTCCCGACATCAACGTAGCCGAAGCGGCGGTCGGCGCTCCGTTCGCGCAGCTTCGGCTCGCGCTCGTCGGCGAGGTGCTCCTCGCGGCCTCCGTCGGGTTTGCTGTCTTCCTGTAGCCTCCCCCGGTCGCTCCTCACGCTGCCTGGCTCGTTGTTCAGATCAAGCTGTCGATGTCTCGGCTGCCGTGTAGAACGCGAGCCACCTCGACCCCGTCCCTCGTCGCTCGGTAGAAGATCAGGTAGCTCCCGACCGGCCCTTTGCGCAGTCCTGGCCGCCGGTGCTCCTGCGACTGGCCGAGCAGCGGGTTCTCTGCGAGCATCCAGCACTTGTCGCGTACCTCGTCGACGAACCGGTCGGCAGCGGCAGGATTGCGCTCGGCGATGTGGAACTAGATGTCGTCGACATCGAGGCGGGCTTGGTCGGCGAAGCTCAGGCGCGCCATCAGTCTGCCGCCGCTTGCCGGTTCGCCAGCCGCTCTCGGCCTCGGCGCTTGACCTCCTCGAAGTCTACAGGTCCAGACTCTCCTCGGTCGAGCTGATTCAGCCCAACGTCTAGGGCAGCCAGCAGGTCGGCTTCCTTGCGCCGCTCTTCCTCGACATGGACCAGGATGCGATGCGCCAGCATTTCCTGCCGGTCCTCCGGCAAGGTCGCTATCTCTTCGATAGCCTGCTTCAGTATCTGCGTCATGATGCGCTGGGAAGGTAGGCGATACGGCGCGCTCAGCCTGGGGTTCGTTTCGGCAACGCCTCCATCGCCGTGCGCTCCGTGCGGAGCCGGCCGCCGAAGCGCACGGTCTTCCGGTAGTCCACGCCGAGCACGGTGCCTCGCCTCTGCTCCACGCGGTACGTCGCCTCCTCCTCCACCCCGAACCGCTGAGCGATCTCGTCGGGAGAGAGACGAGGACTGCCCGGTGCGACTTCGCGCAGGAGGTTGATGATCACGCGGGCGAGGGCTCCGGCGTCGGGCGTCTGCTGCCAGCGCACGGTGAGCACGGAGTCGGCCGCCGCCGGCGTGCTCAGGCGGAAACTGGTCACGGCCGGAATCGGCGCGCCTCCGAACGGGTTGGGCAGCAGCGAGCGCGACGTGAGGGCGCGCCCAGGGGGGTAGCGCCCGCCGGAGGCGAGGTAGAAACGCTCGGCATCGGCGAGGAGCAGGTTCTCCAGCCCGTCGTCGGTGGCGGCGGTGGCGCGGACCACGTCGAGGGCGGGGCGCTGCTCCGGAGCGAGGCGCGGGGCGAGCCGGCGGAGCGCCCGGTCGAGTGCCGCACGGAGGCTGTCGCCGTTGGCGATCTCGTACGGCTGCCCGGTGCGGTCGGTGCGGAAGACGATGGGGACGCCTTCGAGCGTGTTCGTCCGGAGGTCGAAGCGGATGGCGCGGCGGGCAAGGCTGCCCGGTGCGGCCCCCGTGTCCTCGGCGCGGTAGGTCCAGGCGAGCGTGTACCCGCGCGGCCGGGCCGCGAGCACCCGCGTCTCGACCAGCCACGCGCCGCTGAGGCTGTCGGCGAGGAGGCCGTCCTCCCGCTCGGCGAGCGTCTTGGTGACGCGCAGCGTCCCGCGCTCCCCCGGCTGCCGCTCGAACGGCACCTCGACGGTGGCAGGGGCCGCCGGCTCTGCCTGCCTCATCGTCGAGTCGGCAGGCTGGGCGAGGGCGGGGCAAGCGAGAAAGAGCGGAAGAACGGAAGAGCGGAAGAGGATCAGGCAGAACCGTGGTCTCCATGCCCTTTTTCGCTCTTTCCCGCGTCCGCTCATCCGCTCTTTCACCCCTTCAGCGTGCGGCGGCCGGCGACGAAGTCCTCGGCCATCTCCACCATGTCGGCGCTGCCGATGTAGACCGGGGTGCGCTGGTGCAGCATCTCCGGCTTCACGTCGAGGATCGGCTGGGTGCCCGTCGAGGCGCGGCCGCCGGCCTGCTCGACGATGAAGGCCATCGGGTTGGCCTCGTACATCAGGCGGAGCTTGCCGCGCGGGTCGCGCACGTTGGCTGGGTAGATGTAGATGCCGCCCTTGAGGAGGTTGCGGTGGAAATCAGCGACGAAGGAGCCGATGTAGCGCGAGGTGTAGGGGCGCTCCGTGGCTTCGTCCTCGATCTGGAGCCACTTGATGTAGTCCTTCGTCCCGGCCTCCCACGAGCGGTAGTTGCCCTCGTTGATAGAGTAGATGCGCCCCGTGTCCGGGGTCTGGATGCTGGGGTGCGACAGCAGGAACTCGCCGATGGAGGGGTCGAGCGTGAAGCCGTTGACGCCCGCCCCGGTCGTGTAGACGAGCATCGTCGAGGAGCCATAGACGACGTAGCCGGCGGCGACCTGGTCGCGGCCCGGCTGGAGGCAGTGCTCGGTCGTCGGCTCCTCGCAGCCCTCGGGGAGGCGGTAGATCGAGAAGATGGTCCCGATCGAGACGTTGACGTCAACGTTCGAGGAGCCGTCGAGCGGGTCCATGAGCACGATGTAGCGGCCAGAGTGGCCGGCGGTGCGGATCGGGATGGCCTCGTCGTGCTCCTCGGAGCCGATCATGCAGACCTCGCCGCCGCGCCGAAGCGCCCGGACGAACTCGTCGTGGGCGAGCACGTCGAGCTTCTTCTGGGTGTCGCCAGTCGCGTTCTCGCCCCCGGCCTCGCCGAAGATGTCCACGAGGCCGGCCTTGCGCACGTCGCGGTCCACGATCTTCGCCGCGAGGGCAATGTCGCGGATCAGGCGCGAGAACTGCCCCGTCGAACCGGGCACGTCGCTCTGGCGCTCGAGGATGAACTGTTCGAGGGTCTTGAGCTTGCCGCCGCCGTTGGCGAGCGACTGCTGGGTCGGAGCGGTTACGGTGTGCATAGGAGGGGCAAAGGCTTGGAGATTCAACCTATCGGCACGGGCGCAGGACGGGTTAACGCTGGCAATCTACACTAGCGCTTCGTATTTCTCGCAAAGGATGGCGAGGAGTTCACGGGTTCTGCGTGGCGCGTGCGCGGCCTCCCCGTCCGCGAGGTCGGCGGCGAGGCGGCCGAGCGCGTCGGGCGTGTCCACGTCGTACCACGGAGGGAGCACGCTGACGGCCGCCCCCGTAGCCTGCGCCCGGTCCAGGGTCTCGGCGAAGACATGGGGGTGGCTGTAGGTCATGTCCTGGAAGAGCTGCGGGTAGACCTCGTTCATCCCGAGGAGGTAGTACCCGCCGTCGTCGCTCGGCCCGAGGACGACGGAGAGCGGCGCGGCCAGCTCCTCGAACGCGCGTGCGACGAACGCGAGGGGCAGCGTCGGGTGGTCGGTCCCGATCACGGCGACGCGCTCGTAGCCCGCGACGAAGGTCTCGACGAAGGCGCTCAGCATCCGAGCACCCAGGCCGTCGCCGCGCTGTGCGTGGACGGAGGCCCCGTCGGGGGCAAAGCCTTCGGGCGCGGGGCGGGCCGACGGGGCGAGGTAGAGCCGCACGTCGAGCGGCACGGTCTCCGCCAGGTGCCGGTAGGCGTCGAGACTGTCGAAGAGGAAGGCTGCGTAGAGATCGGCCGCTTCGCCCGGCGTCAGGAGGGCCGTCAGCCGGGTCTTGACGGCCCCCGGCTCGGGCTGCTTGGCGAAGACGAGGAGCGCCGCGCGGCGCGGCTGGGCGGGTGCGCTCATGCCGGCCCCGGCAGCCGGAGGGTGAGGACGTGGCGGCCGCTGGCGTCGCCCTGGCGCAGCGCCTCGCCGCCGGCCAGGCGCATGGTCTGCTCGACCACGCTGCGGCCGAGCGCGACGCAGTCGGCGGCGGCGTCGAGCGACGCCCGGCTCTCGGTCCACACCGCCTCGACGACGGCCTGCGGCCCCTCGACGCCGACGCGGAGTTCGACGCCGGCCGCGTCGGCCGCCTGCAAGGCATCGACCACGAGGCGGCGCAGCGTGCCGGTGACGAGGTTGCGGTCCGCCTGCGCCATGACCTTTTTGCGCTCCGAGTCTACGTGGAGCGGGACGCCGCACTGCATGGCCAGGCCTCGCTGCGCCGCGGCGGCCTGCCGCGCGAGGTCGAGCACGTCCACGCCCTCCGGCTGGACCCCGACTTCGCCCGCCGCCACCCGGTGCAGGTCGAGCGCCGAGCGCAGCACGTCGGCCATCCACGCGCTGCGACGCTCGGAGCGCTCGGCGAAGGCGAGGGCGCACTCGGCCGCGCCGCGCAGCAGCCCGTCGGCCTGCGGCGTCGACGGGCCGGCCAGCGGATCCGCCGGCTCCGGCGTGCCGGGCTCGGGGAGCGGGTCCGGGGGCGGACGCTCGGCTTCGGGCTCCTCGGCGGCCGGCGGCGGGGCCGGGCTAGGTTCTGCGACCGTCTCGTCCGCAGCACGCTTTCGCTCTATCTCGTACTGCGCGATCGCGTAGCGGATGTAGCGTGCCAGCGAGGTGCTGTCGACGTACCACTTGACGAGGTAGTCCACGGCCCCGAGGCGCTTGGCCTCGGCGGCCGAGGCCGCGTCGTCCAGGCCGGTCAGCACGATCAGCGGCACGTCGGGGGCAGCGTCGCGGACCTGGCCGACGGTCTCCATCCCCTGCGCGTCGGGCAGCGAGAGGTCGACCATCAGGATGTCGAAGGCCGCACCGCCCAGGTGCTCGAGGCCCTCGCCGAGGCGCTGGGCGTGGACGAGGTCGTAGTCCAGCTCGCTGCCGTCCAGCGTCTCGCGGAAGATGACGGCGTCGCCGGGGTTGTCCTCGACCAGCAGGATACGGGTCATGTCAAATGCCGAGTGTCAAGTGGCGAATGTCGAGCGGCCTGTCGCAGCGCCCACTCGTCATTCGGCATTCGCAGTTCGTCATTCCGAGGGCAGTTTGACGAGGGAGAGCCAGAAGTCGTCGATGGCGCGGACGACTTCGAGGAACTGGTCGAGGTCGACGGGCTTGG contains the following coding sequences:
- a CDS encoding ATP-binding protein; the protein is MDLSDIKRYVRLGEGQHIEFKHRAPRPERIAKEIIALANARGGKLFVGVEDDGTIRGVRDVEEERFAFQQALETHCDPPVAHTMEQVPVTRKREVLVIDVPESTEKPHYLVGALNGNGRARTPYVRVADQSIEASREAVRLMKHERAPGDVRFEFGDKERVLMRYLDRHEQITVEGFARLVDIPKRRASQTLVLLAKANLLRLHPSEQADYFTLAYDVE
- a CDS encoding NAD(P)H-dependent glycerol-3-phosphate dehydrogenase, translated to MSNLADQPIAMLGAGSWGTALAHSLAVFGGHEVRLWARRPELVETVRRERRNLEYLPNAVLPERVVVTSDIDQAVDGCALVVVATPSQSVRAVAGSVAGALGAEHAVVSVAKGIEIGTLLTTTGVLREVLPAADPDRIGVLYGPSHAEEVGAGKPTTVVVAMPDDAVAHGAQQAFMTDRLRVYVNADLVGVEIAGSVKNVMALAAGMADGVGLGDNAKAALVTRGLAEIKRLGLALGADPLTFAGLAGLGDLIVTCFSRHSRNRYFGEQIGRGRSLGDVEHEMRMVAEGVKTTNSAKALAERHGVEMPITEAVYDILFNHLRPEDAVYELMTRAAKREDALAEVGKG
- the purM gene encoding phosphoribosylformylglycinamidine cyclo-ligase, encoding MTTYRDAGVDIAAGDETVDRIKGLVRQTFTPGVLADIGAFGGFFELPAGYRQPVLVSSIDGVGTKLKVAVRAGRHDTVGQDLVNHCVNDIAVCGARPLFFLDYLGTGRLDPDVAEQIVSGFVAACEANGCALVGGETAEMPGIYDVGDYDLAGCIVGIVERDGVLDGSRVEAGDVLLALPSTGLHTNGYSLARAVLFEHFEVTGRPGELGGESVGEALLRVHRSYLDAIQALIDQDLAHGFAHVTGGGIEGNTRRVVPDGLGLDIDWSAWTRPAIFELIGRLGEVPEEDLRSTFNLGAGLVAVVAPDRKDEAVAVWEAMGETPFEIGRITG
- a CDS encoding CIA30 family protein; the protein is MPYATFLLAALLFASVPMASAQDAAPRVLIDFSEPDQADRWRIVNDNVMGGRSEGGPAFTDSTLVFSGSTNTNGGGFSSIRTRAAGFALGDADGILVRYRADGRTYEIGLQTGERAGGFPIAYRASFETAASDGTWQEAKLPFTAFRGSSIGRPVEGAVLDPAGATVLELFIYDGQDGPFRIEVDRIAAYTEPG
- a CDS encoding DNA starvation/stationary phase protection protein, translated to MSESVATQTAQPQTAHAPEASGQDSGLELKASMHAQPIRKVGEYEGNPIGLSEEACKAIAPELDKHLAAYNVLYHQYHKHHWLVVGPQFRDLHLFLEEHYQKVHEHMDKVAERLTVLGFVPTCSPIEQEKLSYIRHEPEGQFRVRTMLDLDLAAERKVSISLRETVKLCLEHGDFGTKKLLEKMLQHAEDRAHHLEHFLEEDSLAIGLFHDASDLK
- a CDS encoding enoyl-CoA hydratase-related protein encodes the protein MSDLVLRDHDGPVLTLTLNRPDKRNALSAALVGALGDALAEAAADDAVRVVVLTGAGKVFSAGADLAALEALQTASPMDNLADSQHLAGLFEAIYRHPKPVMAKVNGHAIAGGCGLAAVCDFALVSERAKLGFTEVRIGFVPAIVSVFVLRKLGEAAARDLMLRGHLVTAAEAAAAGLVTRAVAADDLDEAAGTLAHELASQTSGTAVALTKQLLADVPGMGLAEALGHAAKLNALARGTDDCKAGIAAFLGKTDPPWRVAKGG
- the fbp gene encoding class 1 fructose-bisphosphatase; protein product: MHTVTAPTQQSLANGGGKLKTLEQFILERQSDVPGSTGQFSRLIRDIALAAKIVDRDVRKAGLVDIFGEAGGENATGDTQKKLDVLAHDEFVRALRRGGEVCMIGSEEHDEAIPIRTAGHSGRYIVLMDPLDGSSNVDVNVSIGTIFSIYRLPEGCEEPTTEHCLQPGRDQVAAGYVVYGSSTMLVYTTGAGVNGFTLDPSIGEFLLSHPSIQTPDTGRIYSINEGNYRSWEAGTKDYIKWLQIEDEATERPYTSRYIGSFVADFHRNLLKGGIYIYPANVRDPRGKLRLMYEANPMAFIVEQAGGRASTGTQPILDVKPEMLHQRTPVYIGSADMVEMAEDFVAGRRTLKG
- a CDS encoding TIGR04282 family arsenosugar biosynthesis glycosyltransferase encodes the protein MSAPAQPRRAALLVFAKQPEPGAVKTRLTALLTPGEAADLYAAFLFDSLDAYRHLAETVPLDVRLYLAPSARPAPEGFAPDGASVHAQRGDGLGARMLSAFVETFVAGYERVAVIGTDHPTLPLAFVARAFEELAAPLSVVLGPSDDGGYYLLGMNEVYPQLFQDMTYSHPHVFAETLDRAQATGAAVSVLPPWYDVDTPDALGRLAADLADGEAAHAPRRTRELLAILCEKYEALV